A window of the Diorhabda carinulata isolate Delta chromosome 1, icDioCari1.1, whole genome shotgun sequence genome harbors these coding sequences:
- the LOC130901835 gene encoding run domain Beclin-1-interacting and cysteine-rich domain-containing protein isoform X1 has translation MSEPSLYTLKYQQLLRDLKNTVEGLLMTQVANVWSVFGGLNRFHNIVDKIFKHGCKGSEVPGYYKFIQGLEWLQPENTKSFFSIDCEYRPHIPSHLKTDKSAIWLYRSLENHSLSQKLSWLLSDKTHLSNCYQSYAFLCQEKYAEATLICLRAVERNQASLLSDINPYLFLQKPKEYIKVHRRCSSFPDNHMQKIYTEKLNIRRKTIQGLNDELMENGKTEVIVQSRIKTWHSMPNLLEQQMLPKKKPCSKSKTTPNTPIHSKKLSPPSSKVYSNYRSLQPRIRKKRLNQTISSNSSEVKHVLVDNLNIVEYTPSLSSSQSSGTTLINDELTTSYVSMPETKKKRAVTSSHSSLSVVDSFLPMAGEKDYKKFPKKTFIEDGGMSVLPATTGYFPKPSKGQSLLSFLTSSHFARTNAELDRENAHFSISEAIISAMEQIRCKKRFNVIEEQLDDSDPEIVDLKQKIRLRRTKRVLENQKKAISFSLLSDGKTDTATTVSPCSTSFSDTNASSSDEIEDLEINEISNLEENSGLSMSMASLYSEVDLMKRNAQGTPDGASDILSAEGVAISLISKFSDRQLPRASDLEWLVSEEETHQTLLPLPKSWPVSPDSAEEQITSLRGTQDWAPPRPQLIFTLHPSPIRKELIAKQNYRCAGCSMRVAPKYASRFRYCEYLGRFFCTGCHKNQLSLIPGRVLQKWDFKRYPVSTFSYRLLEQMYTDPLFRVFSLNKNIGKMAKNLELCQRIRLGLHYLKDFIFTCKHAETIGEKLVKEMGSALTEPEVYSMDDLFKIKNGDLVTKMKSLVEICCKHTSECKLCMARGFICECCRADDVIFPWQLRTVSRCQKCGSCYHVNCWRPEQAPCKKCSRIQKRKESVDSSNIF, from the exons atgaGCGAGCCATCTCTGTATACGCTAAAATATCAGCAATTGCTCAgagatttgaaaaatacagtGGAAGGATTACTTATGACTCAAGTTGCTAATGTTTGGTCCGTTTTTGGTGGATTGAACAGGTTTCATAacattgttgataaaatatttaaacatggCTGTAAAGGTTCAGAA GTACCGGGttactataaatttattcaaggttTGGAATGGTTGCAGCCTGAAaatacaaaatcttttttttcaatagactGTGAATATCGTCCACATATTCCTTCGCATCTAAAAACTGATAAATCCGCAATATGGTTGTACAGAAGTTTGGAAAATCATTCACTTTCACAAAAACTTTCATGGTTGCTATCTGATAAAACACATTTATCCAATTGCTACCAGTCATATGCATTTCTTTGTCAAGAAAAATATGCTGAAGCTACATTAATATGTTTGAGAGCAGTAGAAAGAAATCAAGCAAGTTTATTGTCAGATATCAACCCATATTTATTTCTCCAAAAACCCAAAGAATATATAAAAGTCCACAGAAGATGTTCATCTTTTCCTGATAATCATATGCAAAAGATTTACACAGAGAAACTGAATATCAGAAGAAAAACTATACAAGGTCTTAATGatgaattaatggaaaatggaaaaactgaAGTTATTGTACAAAGTAGAATAAAAACATGGCACAGTATGCCAAATTTGTTAGAACAGCAGATGTTACCTAAAAAGAAGCCTTGTTCAAAAAGTAAAACTACTCCAAATACACCAATTCATTCCAAAAAGCTTTCACCACCTTCATCTAAG GTCTATAGTAACTACAGGAGTCTACAAcctagaataagaaaaaaacgacTCAATCAGACTATATCATCTAATTCATCTGAAGTAAAACATGTCCTAGTTGATAACTTGAATATAGTTGAATATACACCTTCCTTAAGCAGCTCTCAAAGCAGTGGTACTACTCTTATTAATGATGAATTAACTACTTCATATGTTTCAATGCCAGAAACGAAAAAAAAGCGAGCAGTAACTTCATCACATTCTTCCCTATCTGTAGTAGATTCATTCCTGCCAATGGCTGGTGAAAAAGATTACAAAAAGTTTCCCAAAAAAACATTCATAGAGGATGGAGGAATGAGTGTACTTCCTGCAACTACAGGCTACTTTCCAAAACCGAGCAAGGGCCAAAGTCTATTATCATTTCTAACTTCCAGTCACTTTGCTAGAACTAATGCAGAACTAGATAGAGAAAATGCACATTTTAGCATATCGGAAGCAATTATTTCTGCAATGGAGCAGATTCGATGTAAGAAGAGATTTAATGTGATAGAAGAACAATTAGATGATAGTGACCCTGAAATAGTagatctgaaacaaaaaattagattaagaaGAACAAAAAGAGTATTGGAGAATCAGAAAAAAGCAATATCTTTCAGTTTACTGAGTGATGGAAAAACTGATA CAGCTACTACTGTAAGTCCTTGCTCTACAAGCTTTTCTGATACAAATGCTTCAAGCTCTGATGAAATAGAAGAtctagaaataaatgaaatatccaatttagaagaaaattctGGTCTTTCAATGTCAATGGCATCTCTTTACTCTGAAGTAGATTTAATGAAAAGAAATGCACAAGGTACTCCTGATGGTGCTTCAGACATACTGTCTGCAGAAGGTGTTGCTATATCTCTTATTAGTAAATTTAGTGATCGACAGTTACCAAG aGCATCTGATTTAGAGTGGTTGGTGTCTGAAGAAGAAACTCACCAAACACTATTGCCTCTACCAAAAAGTTGGCCTGTGAGTCCCGATTCAGCAGAAGAACAGATAACTTCATTAAGAGGAACTCAAGATTGGGCACCCCCTAGACCCCAACTAATATTTACTTTACACCCAAGTCCAAT AAGAAAAGAACTAATagcaaaacaaaattatagatgtGCAGGATGTAGTATGAGGGTGGCCCCTAAGTATGCATCAAGATTTAGATATTGTGAATACTTGGGCAGATTCTTTTGCACTGGTTGTCACAAAAATCAGTTATCACTAATACCAGGCCGAGTGCTTCAGAAATGGGATTTTAAGag gtatCCAGTGTCAACATTCTCCTATAGACTGTTGGAACAAATGTACACCGATCCGCTATTTAGAGTTTTTtcactgaataaaaatattggaaagatGGCAAAGAATCTCGAACTTTGTCAAAGAATTAGATTAGGGTTACACTACTTGAAAGATTTTATATTCACTTGCAAACATGCTGAGAc GATTGGAGAAAAGCTGGTTAAGGAAATGGGATCAGCATTAACGGAACCAGAAGTATATTCTATggatgatttatttaaaataaaaaatggtgaTTTGGTTACAAAGATGAAATCTTTAGTAGAAATATGTTGTAAGCATACTTCTGAATGCAAG TTATGTATGGCGAGAGGATTTATTTGCGAATGTTGTCGAGCTGACGATGTGATATTCCCATGGCAGTTAAGGACAGTCTCGAGATGTCAAAAATGTGGTTCTTGTTATCATGTAAATTGTTGGCGTCCCGAACAGGCTCCATGCAAGAAGTGCTCAcgaatacaaaaaagaaaagaaagtgtCGATAGTAgcaatatattttga
- the LOC130901835 gene encoding run domain Beclin-1-interacting and cysteine-rich domain-containing protein isoform X2 — translation MSEPSLYTLKYQQLLRDLKNTVEGLLMTQVANVWSVFGGLNRFHNIVDKIFKHGCKGSEVPGYYKFIQGLEWLQPENTKSFFSIDCEYRPHIPSHLKTDKSAIWLYRSLENHSLSQKLSWLLSDKTHLSNCYQSYAFLCQEKYAEATLICLRAVERNQASLLSDINPYLFLQKPKEYIKVHRRCSSFPDNHMQKIYTEKLNIRRKTIQGLNDELMENGKTEVIVQSRIKTWHSMPNLLEQQMLPKKKPCSKSKTTPNTPIHSKKLSPPSSKVYSNYRSLQPRIRKKRLNQTISSNSSEVKHVLVDNLNIVEYTPSLSSSQSSGTTLINDELTTSYVSMPETKKKRAVTSSHSSLSVVDSFLPMAGEKDYKKFPKKTFIEDGGMSVLPATTGYFPKPSKGQSLLSFLTSSHFARTNAELDRENAHFSISEAIISAMEQIRCKKRFNVIEEQLDDSDPEIVDLKQKIRLRRTKRVLENQKKAISFSLLSDGKTDTTTVSPCSTSFSDTNASSSDEIEDLEINEISNLEENSGLSMSMASLYSEVDLMKRNAQGTPDGASDILSAEGVAISLISKFSDRQLPRASDLEWLVSEEETHQTLLPLPKSWPVSPDSAEEQITSLRGTQDWAPPRPQLIFTLHPSPIRKELIAKQNYRCAGCSMRVAPKYASRFRYCEYLGRFFCTGCHKNQLSLIPGRVLQKWDFKRYPVSTFSYRLLEQMYTDPLFRVFSLNKNIGKMAKNLELCQRIRLGLHYLKDFIFTCKHAETIGEKLVKEMGSALTEPEVYSMDDLFKIKNGDLVTKMKSLVEICCKHTSECKLCMARGFICECCRADDVIFPWQLRTVSRCQKCGSCYHVNCWRPEQAPCKKCSRIQKRKESVDSSNIF, via the exons atgaGCGAGCCATCTCTGTATACGCTAAAATATCAGCAATTGCTCAgagatttgaaaaatacagtGGAAGGATTACTTATGACTCAAGTTGCTAATGTTTGGTCCGTTTTTGGTGGATTGAACAGGTTTCATAacattgttgataaaatatttaaacatggCTGTAAAGGTTCAGAA GTACCGGGttactataaatttattcaaggttTGGAATGGTTGCAGCCTGAAaatacaaaatcttttttttcaatagactGTGAATATCGTCCACATATTCCTTCGCATCTAAAAACTGATAAATCCGCAATATGGTTGTACAGAAGTTTGGAAAATCATTCACTTTCACAAAAACTTTCATGGTTGCTATCTGATAAAACACATTTATCCAATTGCTACCAGTCATATGCATTTCTTTGTCAAGAAAAATATGCTGAAGCTACATTAATATGTTTGAGAGCAGTAGAAAGAAATCAAGCAAGTTTATTGTCAGATATCAACCCATATTTATTTCTCCAAAAACCCAAAGAATATATAAAAGTCCACAGAAGATGTTCATCTTTTCCTGATAATCATATGCAAAAGATTTACACAGAGAAACTGAATATCAGAAGAAAAACTATACAAGGTCTTAATGatgaattaatggaaaatggaaaaactgaAGTTATTGTACAAAGTAGAATAAAAACATGGCACAGTATGCCAAATTTGTTAGAACAGCAGATGTTACCTAAAAAGAAGCCTTGTTCAAAAAGTAAAACTACTCCAAATACACCAATTCATTCCAAAAAGCTTTCACCACCTTCATCTAAG GTCTATAGTAACTACAGGAGTCTACAAcctagaataagaaaaaaacgacTCAATCAGACTATATCATCTAATTCATCTGAAGTAAAACATGTCCTAGTTGATAACTTGAATATAGTTGAATATACACCTTCCTTAAGCAGCTCTCAAAGCAGTGGTACTACTCTTATTAATGATGAATTAACTACTTCATATGTTTCAATGCCAGAAACGAAAAAAAAGCGAGCAGTAACTTCATCACATTCTTCCCTATCTGTAGTAGATTCATTCCTGCCAATGGCTGGTGAAAAAGATTACAAAAAGTTTCCCAAAAAAACATTCATAGAGGATGGAGGAATGAGTGTACTTCCTGCAACTACAGGCTACTTTCCAAAACCGAGCAAGGGCCAAAGTCTATTATCATTTCTAACTTCCAGTCACTTTGCTAGAACTAATGCAGAACTAGATAGAGAAAATGCACATTTTAGCATATCGGAAGCAATTATTTCTGCAATGGAGCAGATTCGATGTAAGAAGAGATTTAATGTGATAGAAGAACAATTAGATGATAGTGACCCTGAAATAGTagatctgaaacaaaaaattagattaagaaGAACAAAAAGAGTATTGGAGAATCAGAAAAAAGCAATATCTTTCAGTTTACTGAGTGATGGAAAAACTGATA CTACTACTGTAAGTCCTTGCTCTACAAGCTTTTCTGATACAAATGCTTCAAGCTCTGATGAAATAGAAGAtctagaaataaatgaaatatccaatttagaagaaaattctGGTCTTTCAATGTCAATGGCATCTCTTTACTCTGAAGTAGATTTAATGAAAAGAAATGCACAAGGTACTCCTGATGGTGCTTCAGACATACTGTCTGCAGAAGGTGTTGCTATATCTCTTATTAGTAAATTTAGTGATCGACAGTTACCAAG aGCATCTGATTTAGAGTGGTTGGTGTCTGAAGAAGAAACTCACCAAACACTATTGCCTCTACCAAAAAGTTGGCCTGTGAGTCCCGATTCAGCAGAAGAACAGATAACTTCATTAAGAGGAACTCAAGATTGGGCACCCCCTAGACCCCAACTAATATTTACTTTACACCCAAGTCCAAT AAGAAAAGAACTAATagcaaaacaaaattatagatgtGCAGGATGTAGTATGAGGGTGGCCCCTAAGTATGCATCAAGATTTAGATATTGTGAATACTTGGGCAGATTCTTTTGCACTGGTTGTCACAAAAATCAGTTATCACTAATACCAGGCCGAGTGCTTCAGAAATGGGATTTTAAGag gtatCCAGTGTCAACATTCTCCTATAGACTGTTGGAACAAATGTACACCGATCCGCTATTTAGAGTTTTTtcactgaataaaaatattggaaagatGGCAAAGAATCTCGAACTTTGTCAAAGAATTAGATTAGGGTTACACTACTTGAAAGATTTTATATTCACTTGCAAACATGCTGAGAc GATTGGAGAAAAGCTGGTTAAGGAAATGGGATCAGCATTAACGGAACCAGAAGTATATTCTATggatgatttatttaaaataaaaaatggtgaTTTGGTTACAAAGATGAAATCTTTAGTAGAAATATGTTGTAAGCATACTTCTGAATGCAAG TTATGTATGGCGAGAGGATTTATTTGCGAATGTTGTCGAGCTGACGATGTGATATTCCCATGGCAGTTAAGGACAGTCTCGAGATGTCAAAAATGTGGTTCTTGTTATCATGTAAATTGTTGGCGTCCCGAACAGGCTCCATGCAAGAAGTGCTCAcgaatacaaaaaagaaaagaaagtgtCGATAGTAgcaatatattttga
- the LOC130899932 gene encoding protein Cep78 homolog: MANMDSSQSSLEPVNIFSEWYPKLCHIMKRSPIPALKPLKIGDLLTLKFVGDEFGVDEWILIAHALSSDKSLQVLSIKSELIDCSFLHDADSEQKVRSIQREFGWLWTAYIFKLLTISISFAIRQTEALTRLELDGLPMFPQYLEDLLKALGKNRTIIHLSLANCIIGDAGCETVCKHIRGTPNIEILNLSGCHLSSKSGEYLADLMQYQRFKRYSGEREWSLARRIESSRKYDMRGVKRITINDNAIFGDEGFEYLLNELKNNSWIKALDLRRCGITEELTPIIINILCSQKSLEIVDLRLNDCMNQKTIKRVQELLQQDIECRQEFDDSSNLTLDSTDDSKFSVNSIVTHLIQFFIFCYDKLMNH; the protein is encoded by the coding sequence atgGCTAATATGGATTCTTCTCAGTCGTCCCTAGAACCAGtgaatatattttctgaatGGTATCCCAAATTATGTCACATTATGAAGCGCTCACCTATACCAGCCTTAAAGCCGTTGAAGATAGGAGATCTACTGACGCTCAAATTTGTTGGTGATGAATTTGGCGTAGACGAATGGATACTAATCGCGCATGCTCTCAGTTCCGACAAAAGTCTCCAGGTACTTAGTATCAAAAGCGAATTAATAGATTGCTCATTTTTACATGATGCTGACTCAGAACAGAAAGTTAGATCCATACAGAGAGAATTCGGATGGCTGTGGACAGCATATATATTCAAACTACTCACAATATCTATCTCATTTGCCATACGACAAACAGAAGCTCTTACACGTCTAGAACTAGACGGTCTACCGATGTTCCCGCAATATTTAGAAGATCTACTCAAAGCTTTAGGTAAAAATAGAACCATAATACACCTTTCTTTGGCTAATTGTATAATTGGCGATGCTGGATGTGAAACCGTGTGCAAACATATACGAGGTACACCAAATATTGAAATCTTAAATCTCTCTGGTTGCCACTTAAGTTCAAAAAGTGGTGAGTACTTAGCAGACTTGATGCAGTATCAAAGATTTAAGAGGTATTCTGGAGAACGAGAATGGAGTCTTGCACGAAGAATTGAAAGCTCGCGAAAATATGATATGAGAGGAGTTAAGCGAATTACTATCAACGATAATGCTATCTTTGGGGATGAGGGTTTTGAATACCTTCTAAATGAACTAAAGAATAACTCATGGATCAAGGCTTTAGATCTACGACGTTGTGGAATAACTGAAGAATTAACTCCCATAATTATCAACATTCTTTGTTCGCAAAAATCTTTGGAAATAGTTGATTTGAGGTTAAACGATTGTATGAACCAAAAAACTATCAAGAGAGTTCAAGAATTATTACAACAAGATATTGAATGCCGACAAGAATTCGATGACTCTTCAAATCTCACTTTGGATTCTACAGACGACtcaaaattttctgttaatagcATTGTCACTcatttgatacaattttttatattctgttatgataaattgatgaatcattga
- the LOC130899978 gene encoding coiled-coil domain-containing protein 28A isoform X1, with translation MESREISELQQLVSSDAENEDSIVQDESEGKIVSPVKSSKVISSSGNTSRSSVVHSARKGGNTIPGSKITFVNERKIRDCSKTTAVRARNPHKVDSTNNSDTRHHSFISQVPDVRHMERALLGLLADFHSGKLRAFGSGCTMEQMTNIREQQEKLAKLHFDLASATVPSLNEEDIQKSQSTMSQLIQRLEQLSDSIEALHNTSSK, from the exons atggaatCACGAGAAATATCAGAATTACAGCAATTAGTTTCAAGTGATGCGGAAAATGAAGATAGTATCGTTCAAGATGAATCTGAAGGAAAAATTGTATCACCTGTTAAAAGCAGTAAAGTG atttcatCGTCGGGTAATACAAGTCGGAGTTCTGTCGTACACAGTGCTAGGAAAGGTGGAAATACAATACCTGGCTCAAAAATAACATTtgttaatgaaagaaaaattcgggATTGTAGTAAAACAACTGCCGTAAGGGCAAGAAATCCACATAAAG TAGATAGCACAAATAATTCAGATACTCGACACCATTCTTTTATCTCTCAAGTGCCTGATGTTCGGCATATGGAAAGAGCTTTATTGGGACTGCTAGCAGATTTTCACTCAGGAAAATTACGTGCATTTGGTAGTGGTTGTACAATGGAACAAATGACAAATATAAGAGAACAACAGGAAAAGTTGGCTAAGCTACACTTTGATTTAGCTTCTGCAACTGTGCCAAGTCTAAATGAAGAAGACATTCAAAAATCACAGAGTACAATGAGTCAGCTGATACAGCGTTTAGAACAGTTAAGTGATTCAATTGAGGCATTACACAACACTTctagtaaataa
- the LOC130899978 gene encoding coiled-coil domain-containing protein 28A isoform X2, giving the protein MESREISELQQLVSSDAENEDSIVQDESEGKIVSPVKSSKVISSSGNTSRSSVVHSARKGGNTIPGSKITFVNERKIRDCSKTTAVRARNPHKDSTNNSDTRHHSFISQVPDVRHMERALLGLLADFHSGKLRAFGSGCTMEQMTNIREQQEKLAKLHFDLASATVPSLNEEDIQKSQSTMSQLIQRLEQLSDSIEALHNTSSK; this is encoded by the exons atggaatCACGAGAAATATCAGAATTACAGCAATTAGTTTCAAGTGATGCGGAAAATGAAGATAGTATCGTTCAAGATGAATCTGAAGGAAAAATTGTATCACCTGTTAAAAGCAGTAAAGTG atttcatCGTCGGGTAATACAAGTCGGAGTTCTGTCGTACACAGTGCTAGGAAAGGTGGAAATACAATACCTGGCTCAAAAATAACATTtgttaatgaaagaaaaattcgggATTGTAGTAAAACAACTGCCGTAAGGGCAAGAAATCCACATAAAG ATAGCACAAATAATTCAGATACTCGACACCATTCTTTTATCTCTCAAGTGCCTGATGTTCGGCATATGGAAAGAGCTTTATTGGGACTGCTAGCAGATTTTCACTCAGGAAAATTACGTGCATTTGGTAGTGGTTGTACAATGGAACAAATGACAAATATAAGAGAACAACAGGAAAAGTTGGCTAAGCTACACTTTGATTTAGCTTCTGCAACTGTGCCAAGTCTAAATGAAGAAGACATTCAAAAATCACAGAGTACAATGAGTCAGCTGATACAGCGTTTAGAACAGTTAAGTGATTCAATTGAGGCATTACACAACACTTctagtaaataa
- the LOC130899978 gene encoding uncharacterized protein LOC130899978 isoform X3 has product MESREISELQQLVSSDAENEDSIVQDESEGKIVSPVKSSKVISSSGNTSRSSVVHSARKGGNTIPGSKITFVNERKIRDCSKTTAVRARNPHKVPDVRHMERALLGLLADFHSGKLRAFGSGCTMEQMTNIREQQEKLAKLHFDLASATVPSLNEEDIQKSQSTMSQLIQRLEQLSDSIEALHNTSSK; this is encoded by the exons atggaatCACGAGAAATATCAGAATTACAGCAATTAGTTTCAAGTGATGCGGAAAATGAAGATAGTATCGTTCAAGATGAATCTGAAGGAAAAATTGTATCACCTGTTAAAAGCAGTAAAGTG atttcatCGTCGGGTAATACAAGTCGGAGTTCTGTCGTACACAGTGCTAGGAAAGGTGGAAATACAATACCTGGCTCAAAAATAACATTtgttaatgaaagaaaaattcgggATTGTAGTAAAACAACTGCCGTAAGGGCAAGAAATCCACATAAAG TGCCTGATGTTCGGCATATGGAAAGAGCTTTATTGGGACTGCTAGCAGATTTTCACTCAGGAAAATTACGTGCATTTGGTAGTGGTTGTACAATGGAACAAATGACAAATATAAGAGAACAACAGGAAAAGTTGGCTAAGCTACACTTTGATTTAGCTTCTGCAACTGTGCCAAGTCTAAATGAAGAAGACATTCAAAAATCACAGAGTACAATGAGTCAGCTGATACAGCGTTTAGAACAGTTAAGTGATTCAATTGAGGCATTACACAACACTTctagtaaataa
- the LOC130900007 gene encoding partner of xrn-2 protein 1 → MTKSYPTNWDVQKYRDEVEPEHHWELRKRFIETHKGKFSEEYLVALAKTFTNIEFMGCSYPPNLMIRIAELSKDVAKDYRNEKKSKLQRTFVSASSAAENKIKMRLDPGRQIHPRK, encoded by the exons atgactaAATCGTACCCTACCAATTGGGATGTACAAAAATATAGAGATGAGGTTGAACCGGAACATCATTGGGAATTAAGAAAAAGATTTATAGAAACACATAAAGGAAAGTTTAGTGAGGAATACTTAGTCGCTTTAGCGAAAACTTTCACTAATATAGAGTTTATGGGATGCAG CTATCCACCCAACTTAATGATACGAATAGCTGAATTATCGAAAGACGTTGCTAAAGATTACAGGAATgagaaaaaatctaaattacAAAGAACCTTTGTATCGGCATCTAGTGCtgctgaaaacaaaataa aGATGAGATTGGATCCAGGAAGACAAATACACCCAAGGAAGTAG